A single window of Leptolyngbya ohadii IS1 DNA harbors:
- a CDS encoding LptA/OstA family protein yields MKSLRLPHFIPPLTLMRRLGLAALSATALLGTITAPTAQSVAQAQASQALTLRSDVQEANSVTGVITARGNVQINYPARQIQATSIQAQYYSRERRIVLSGDVYVLQNGNSLRGETITYLVDEGRFVALPPSGQQVESIYLVQDPNPAGTPGTATPAEAEADPFNPKPEFKTPTSPPQ; encoded by the coding sequence ATGAAGTCCCTTCGATTGCCTCACTTCATACCCCCATTGACCCTGATGCGTCGGCTCGGTTTGGCTGCCCTTTCAGCGACGGCTTTGCTGGGGACAATTACCGCTCCCACGGCGCAGAGTGTAGCACAGGCACAGGCAAGCCAAGCACTGACGCTGCGATCGGATGTGCAGGAAGCCAATTCCGTAACGGGGGTAATTACGGCGCGGGGCAATGTGCAGATTAACTACCCGGCGCGGCAGATTCAGGCGACCTCAATTCAGGCACAGTATTACAGTCGGGAACGGCGAATCGTCCTCAGCGGCGATGTCTATGTGCTGCAAAACGGCAACAGTCTACGCGGCGAAACGATTACCTACTTGGTTGACGAAGGGCGATTTGTGGCGCTCCCGCCTAGCGGACAGCAGGTGGAATCCATCTATCTGGTACAAGACCCCAACCCTGCTGGCACTCCGGGCACTGCAACCCCTGCCGAAGCCGAAGCCGATCCCTTTAACCCCAAGCCGGAATTCAAAACGCCCACCAGCCCACCTCAATAG
- the lptB gene encoding LPS export ABC transporter ATP-binding protein, translated as MENIHKSYGKREVVSRVYLSVARGEVVGLLGPNGAGKTTTFYIATGLEKPDQGKVWLDDRDITTLPIYERARLGMGYLAQEPSVFRNLSVQDNLLLVMEQTRIPRSEQAGRLHDLLKEFRLERVAKTPGGRVSGGERRRTEIARALAAGMDGPKFLFLDEPFAGIDPIAVAEIQEIIAKLRDRQMGILITDHNVRETLSIIDRGYIMRDGQILASGSAAELYANPLVRQYYLGDSFQM; from the coding sequence TTGGAGAACATACATAAGTCTTATGGCAAGCGCGAGGTCGTCAGTCGCGTCTATCTTTCCGTTGCCAGGGGCGAAGTCGTCGGTCTGCTTGGACCTAACGGAGCCGGAAAAACGACCACGTTCTATATTGCAACCGGACTGGAAAAACCCGATCAGGGAAAGGTTTGGCTGGACGATCGCGATATTACGACCCTGCCGATTTATGAGCGTGCCCGTCTGGGAATGGGCTATCTGGCGCAGGAACCGAGCGTTTTTCGGAATCTAAGCGTGCAGGACAATCTGCTGCTGGTGATGGAGCAAACCCGCATTCCTCGCAGTGAACAGGCAGGACGATTGCACGACTTGCTGAAGGAGTTTCGGCTGGAGCGGGTGGCAAAAACTCCGGGTGGACGGGTTTCAGGGGGAGAGCGTCGCCGGACTGAAATTGCCAGGGCACTGGCGGCAGGGATGGACGGACCCAAGTTTTTGTTCTTGGATGAACCCTTTGCCGGAATTGACCCGATCGCCGTTGCGGAAATTCAGGAAATTATTGCGAAGCTGCGCGATCGGCAAATGGGTATTCTAATCACGGATCACAACGTCCGGGAAACGCTGTCCATTATCGATCGGGGGTACATCATGCGAGACGGACAAATTCTTGCCTCCGGCAGTGCGGCAGAGCTATACGCCAATCCCCTTGTGCGTCAGTATTATCTGGGCGACAGTTTTCAGATGTAG